One window of Paenibacillus sp. FSL K6-3182 genomic DNA carries:
- a CDS encoding HPr family phosphocarrier protein encodes MTAGIRAIVDINQMAADFKSSIVLRTSDSKFIDVKSILGLSIILYQTHAYHLEIHGPDEEEAKTAMIHIFKKHNLQVDVNR; translated from the coding sequence ATGACAGCTGGAATCAGAGCTATCGTTGATATTAATCAAATGGCGGCAGATTTTAAATCAAGCATCGTTCTCCGCACCAGTGATTCCAAATTTATCGATGTCAAAAGCATCCTTGGACTTAGCATCATCTTGTATCAAACCCATGCCTACCACCTTGAAATACATGGTCCAGATGAAGAGGAAGCCAAAACCGCCATGATTCACATTTTCAAAAAACATAATCTTCAAGTCGATGTGAATCGATAA
- a CDS encoding tripartite tricarboxylate transporter permease has protein sequence MDTLQFLADGFATAFQWHNLLFAFIGVLIGTAVGVLPGIGPMSGVALLIPVTASMTGGLAPEAAATSSIILLAGVYYGAMYGGSTTSILLNTPGESSSVVTTLDGYQMARQGRAGAALSISAIGSFVAGVFAVIALIVLAEPLSEVAIKFGPADYFSLMLLGLCAVSGLAGKSITKALIMTVFGLLLATIGMDTVSGVARFTFGMPLLYSGLEFLTVAVGLFALGEVFKTILERDYTAGKAAKIERILPTKKDLKDSAGPIARGSVLGFFIGILPGAGATLASFFSYILEKKISKNPETFGKGNIAGVAAPESANNAASGGAMIPLLTLGIPGSGTTAILMGALIMYNIQPGPLLFEEHPQVAWGLIASMLIGNLILLVLNMPLVKVFAKIIQTPPKYLIPIIIAISIFGVYAVQAQVFDLMLLLGCGIAGFFLVRNDYPLAPLVLGLVLGPMIENNMRRALTTSNGDFMIFLQKPMSLVFLIIAALWLIIPILLKKRGKEVVINEEG, from the coding sequence ATGGATACACTACAATTTCTCGCAGACGGCTTTGCGACCGCCTTTCAATGGCATAACTTGCTCTTTGCTTTCATCGGCGTGTTGATAGGTACGGCTGTAGGGGTATTGCCTGGTATAGGACCCATGAGCGGTGTCGCCTTGCTTATACCTGTAACTGCATCAATGACGGGCGGATTAGCTCCTGAAGCAGCGGCCACAAGCTCTATCATACTTTTGGCCGGCGTTTATTACGGTGCGATGTACGGAGGATCAACGACCTCTATTCTGCTTAATACACCTGGGGAATCCTCCTCTGTAGTGACAACATTAGACGGCTATCAAATGGCTAGACAGGGTAGAGCTGGTGCTGCCTTATCCATCTCTGCAATCGGTTCTTTCGTTGCAGGAGTATTTGCTGTCATCGCGCTCATCGTATTAGCAGAACCACTATCAGAGGTTGCGATAAAGTTTGGTCCTGCCGATTATTTCTCCTTAATGCTTCTTGGACTATGCGCCGTAAGCGGCTTGGCTGGAAAGTCCATTACGAAAGCTCTCATTATGACCGTATTCGGACTGCTGCTCGCAACCATCGGAATGGACACCGTATCGGGTGTTGCAAGGTTTACTTTCGGCATGCCGTTGCTTTATTCCGGTCTTGAATTTTTAACAGTGGCAGTTGGTCTATTTGCATTGGGAGAAGTATTCAAAACCATTTTGGAAAGAGACTACACCGCCGGTAAAGCAGCAAAAATTGAACGTATCCTTCCAACAAAAAAAGACTTGAAGGATAGTGCAGGACCGATTGCCCGCGGTTCGGTTTTAGGCTTTTTCATTGGTATTTTGCCGGGTGCTGGTGCGACTTTAGCTTCTTTCTTCAGTTATATTTTGGAGAAAAAAATAAGCAAAAATCCAGAAACCTTTGGCAAAGGCAACATTGCCGGTGTAGCTGCCCCTGAATCAGCTAATAATGCAGCATCAGGCGGGGCTATGATCCCTTTGCTTACACTTGGTATTCCAGGCTCAGGTACAACCGCTATATTAATGGGCGCTTTAATTATGTATAACATTCAGCCAGGTCCTTTGTTATTTGAGGAACATCCTCAAGTAGCTTGGGGATTAATTGCCAGTATGTTAATCGGAAATCTCATTTTGCTCGTACTCAATATGCCATTAGTTAAGGTATTTGCAAAAATCATTCAGACGCCTCCGAAATATTTGATTCCAATCATTATTGCCATTTCTATATTTGGTGTTTATGCGGTTCAGGCACAAGTCTTTGATTTAATGCTGCTGCTCGGCTGTGGAATTGCAGGGTTCTTTCTTGTACGAAATGATTATCCGCTAGCTCCACTCGTGCTTGGTTTAGTACTCGGGCCAATGATTGAAAACAATATGCGGAGAGCATTAACGACATCTAATGGAGATTTTATGATTTTCTTGCAAAAACCGATGTCGCTTGTTTTCTTAATTATCGCAGCACTCTGGTTAATTATACCTATTTTGCTAAAGAAGAGAGGGAAAGAGGTTGTCATTAACGAAGAAGGTTAA
- a CDS encoding NAD-dependent malic enzyme, whose translation MDNNKLGGKSVILRLEMNTKEVHFGQVASSIFEAGGDIVAIDVIQTSQHMTIRDITITVTDTVDINIITEMIKNLHGVKLVNISDRTFLLHLGGKIETKLKSPIQNRDDLSRVYTPDVARVCLAIHEEQRKAFTLTIKRNTVAVISDGSAVLGLGNIGPYAAMPVMEGKSMLFKQLADVDSFPICLDTQDTEQIIATIKAIAPGFGGINLEDISSPRCFEIEERLREELDIPVFHDDQHGTAVVLYAALINALKIVNKPIHDIKVVVCGIGAAGVACTKILLSAGVTNIIGVDRNGAITAGTDYDNRMWNWYAEHTNPNRVEGSLRDVIQGADVFIGLSAGGLLRREDVMAMAENPIVFAMANPTPEIKPEEVEDIVGVIATGRSDYPNQINNVLCFPGIFRGALDCRATTINEEMKLAASEAIASAISDEERSKHYIIPSVFNQAVVKAIRDLVIRAAIKTGVARRIPREYR comes from the coding sequence ATGGATAACAATAAACTAGGTGGGAAAAGTGTAATACTGCGTCTCGAAATGAATACGAAAGAGGTACATTTCGGACAGGTTGCATCCTCTATTTTCGAAGCCGGTGGAGATATCGTGGCCATTGACGTTATTCAGACCAGTCAGCATATGACGATAAGAGATATTACCATTACCGTCACGGATACAGTCGATATTAACATTATTACCGAAATGATTAAGAACCTACACGGAGTCAAGCTAGTGAATATTTCGGATAGAACATTTCTTCTGCATCTTGGCGGTAAAATCGAAACTAAACTGAAATCGCCTATTCAGAACCGCGACGATCTCTCTCGTGTTTATACGCCCGATGTTGCTCGCGTCTGCTTAGCCATTCATGAAGAACAAAGAAAAGCATTTACGTTAACGATTAAGAGAAATACGGTTGCTGTCATTTCGGACGGCAGCGCTGTCTTAGGGCTTGGCAATATTGGCCCCTATGCAGCTATGCCCGTTATGGAAGGAAAATCTATGTTATTCAAGCAGCTGGCAGACGTAGACTCCTTCCCTATCTGCCTTGATACGCAAGATACCGAGCAAATAATCGCAACCATTAAGGCGATTGCACCTGGCTTCGGCGGCATTAACCTTGAGGATATTTCATCGCCGAGGTGCTTTGAGATTGAAGAAAGATTGCGTGAAGAACTCGATATTCCAGTATTTCATGATGACCAGCATGGTACAGCAGTTGTATTGTATGCGGCACTAATCAATGCATTAAAAATTGTGAATAAGCCCATTCATGACATTAAGGTCGTTGTTTGCGGAATCGGTGCAGCAGGAGTCGCTTGCACAAAAATTCTTTTATCCGCCGGCGTTACAAACATCATTGGTGTAGATCGGAACGGCGCGATAACTGCTGGAACTGACTATGATAACCGCATGTGGAACTGGTATGCCGAGCATACCAACCCGAACCGCGTTGAAGGCTCTTTACGAGATGTAATCCAAGGGGCCGATGTATTCATTGGACTTTCTGCTGGAGGACTGCTGCGACGCGAAGATGTTATGGCGATGGCCGAAAACCCTATCGTCTTTGCCATGGCGAATCCAACACCTGAGATCAAGCCTGAGGAAGTTGAGGATATTGTAGGGGTAATCGCCACCGGACGTTCGGATTATCCGAACCAAATTAACAATGTGCTATGTTTCCCTGGTATTTTCCGCGGGGCACTGGACTGCAGAGCAACTACGATTAACGAGGAAATGAAGCTGGCGGCATCAGAGGCGATCGCATCCGCAATCTCGGATGAAGAACGAAGCAAGCACTACATTATTCCGAGCGTCTTCAATCAGGCCGTTGTGAAAGCTATTCGGGATCTCGTCATTAGAGCAGCGATCAAGACAGGCGTAGCACGCAGAATACCGCGGGAGTACAGATAA
- the abc-f gene encoding ABC-F type ribosomal protection protein: protein MMLLKVKHVNKEWDGNILFENINFEVREGERLALFGRNGVGKTTLLQGLTGRISFDGGEVQRLLPLAEWGWLDQQAQMNSSLTLLEFVQAGTEELFRLKRSMVELTRRMQEDASESLLSKYSKLYERYAQLDGYSWEMKVERCLTQLSFDPSLWHLSFSQLSGGQKTKAQLAALMVREPKLVVLDEPTNHLDSTALDWLEAWVQDYPGTVIYVSHDRTFIDRTATTVLEFERDGCRRYLGGYTQYKAQKELELRTQEALHKKQELEREKLLESIRMYAEWFQQAHKAAGQNDFLRSKSKKNVSRLHAKESALERLNKDKVQKPREDSQLRMQLETDGFAATTLLRMEDVSFAYEGHRNVISRLNLTLGRGDRLAVLGPNGVGKSTLLKLATGSLLPSIGKVSIHPQVKIGYFEQELDKLDNEMTILDSLLLLPEMTQSHARTILGCFLFTKEDVFKRIGDLSMGERCRVAFLKLYFGKANLLVLDEPTNYLDIRTREQVEQALQHYPGAVLLVTHDRYLIRQAANRLLVLDGKSEPSLFHGSYEEYVSKDRSRLLSADEQVSQNEREMLQLRLTQLMSCAEPEDPAEQKQLINEIRQLRAQINS, encoded by the coding sequence ATGATGCTATTAAAAGTTAAACATGTGAACAAGGAATGGGACGGCAATATCCTGTTCGAAAATATAAATTTTGAAGTCAGAGAAGGCGAAAGGCTGGCTCTGTTTGGACGAAATGGCGTGGGCAAAACAACGCTGCTGCAAGGATTGACAGGCAGAATCTCATTCGATGGCGGTGAGGTGCAGCGGCTGCTTCCTCTTGCAGAGTGGGGCTGGCTCGACCAGCAGGCACAGATGAATTCCTCACTCACGCTGCTTGAATTCGTGCAGGCCGGCACAGAGGAATTGTTCCGATTAAAACGGTCGATGGTGGAGTTAACAAGGCGAATGCAAGAGGATGCAAGTGAGTCGCTGTTAAGCAAGTACAGTAAACTGTACGAACGTTATGCGCAGCTTGATGGCTATAGCTGGGAGATGAAGGTGGAGAGATGCTTAACGCAGTTAAGCTTTGATCCCTCGTTATGGCACTTATCATTTTCGCAGCTAAGCGGAGGTCAAAAGACGAAAGCACAATTAGCCGCGCTGATGGTAAGAGAGCCGAAGCTAGTTGTGCTGGATGAGCCGACGAATCACTTGGATTCTACGGCGCTAGATTGGCTGGAAGCATGGGTGCAGGATTACCCGGGAACGGTTATTTATGTGTCGCATGATCGTACGTTTATCGACCGGACAGCAACGACTGTTCTTGAGTTTGAGCGAGATGGGTGCCGACGCTATTTGGGCGGATACACGCAGTATAAGGCGCAGAAAGAGCTGGAGCTAAGGACGCAGGAGGCGCTGCATAAGAAGCAGGAGCTGGAGCGGGAGAAGCTGCTTGAGAGCATACGCATGTATGCCGAATGGTTCCAGCAAGCTCATAAGGCGGCGGGTCAAAATGATTTTCTTAGATCAAAATCTAAGAAAAACGTGTCGCGTCTGCATGCGAAGGAGTCTGCGCTTGAGCGTTTGAACAAGGATAAGGTGCAGAAGCCGCGTGAGGACTCACAGCTGCGGATGCAGCTGGAGACCGACGGTTTCGCAGCGACTACGCTGCTTCGGATGGAGGACGTTAGTTTTGCCTATGAGGGGCATAGGAACGTTATAAGCAGGTTAAACCTCACCTTAGGTAGAGGTGATCGATTAGCTGTGCTTGGTCCGAATGGTGTAGGGAAGTCGACGCTGCTTAAGCTTGCGACAGGGAGCTTATTGCCAAGCATAGGCAAAGTTAGCATTCATCCGCAGGTAAAAATCGGATATTTTGAGCAGGAGCTTGATAAGCTCGACAATGAGATGACCATCCTTGACAGCTTATTGCTGCTGCCAGAGATGACGCAATCGCATGCAAGGACGATTTTGGGCTGCTTCCTGTTTACGAAGGAGGACGTATTTAAGCGAATCGGGGACTTAAGCATGGGTGAGCGATGCCGAGTAGCATTCTTGAAGCTTTATTTTGGCAAAGCGAATCTGCTCGTGCTTGATGAACCGACGAACTATTTGGATATTAGAACGCGAGAGCAGGTTGAACAGGCGCTTCAGCATTATCCGGGTGCTGTTCTGCTTGTCACGCATGATCGCTATTTAATTCGCCAAGCCGCTAATCGACTGCTCGTACTCGATGGGAAAAGTGAACCGAGCTTGTTCCACGGATCGTATGAGGAGTATGTGTCTAAGGATCGAAGCCGGCTGCTTTCGGCGGATGAACAGGTAAGCCAAAATGAGCGGGAGATGCTGCAGCTGCGTTTAACGCAGCTTATGAGCTGCGCTGAGCCGGAAGATCCAGCGGAGCAGAAGCAATTGATAAATGAAATTCGCCAGCTGCGCGCGCAAATAAATAGCTGA
- a CDS encoding DUF4362 domain-containing protein — MVWRNMVFIVLATLMLAGCAGQEQVKSGEKTSASDEPYDYTINETEDVIAKSGEVTNSEKIDAFVSGAIDQVRVVRFITEGNPIFYNLARAEDQIEVRYDTSQDQYGSSSVKTYLCDGLKKEETGRAYAYKLSGCGAANKPIDLLDVPI; from the coding sequence ATGGTTTGGAGAAATATGGTGTTTATAGTCTTAGCGACGCTCATGCTGGCTGGATGTGCTGGTCAGGAGCAGGTTAAGTCTGGGGAAAAAACTTCAGCTTCAGATGAACCCTATGACTATACGATTAATGAGACGGAGGATGTTATTGCAAAGTCCGGTGAAGTTACGAATAGCGAGAAAATAGATGCTTTTGTGAGCGGAGCAATAGATCAGGTGCGAGTTGTACGTTTTATAACGGAAGGAAACCCGATTTTTTATAATCTTGCGAGGGCGGAGGATCAGATCGAGGTGCGCTACGATACATCACAGGATCAGTATGGATCGTCAAGCGTAAAAACCTATTTATGTGACGGGTTGAAAAAAGAAGAAACGGGGCGCGCTTACGCCTATAAGCTAAGTGGCTGTGGCGCAGCCAATAAGCCGATAGATTTGTTGGACGTTCCGATTTAG
- a CDS encoding tripartite tricarboxylate transporter substrate binding protein, which yields MGYQTKNWKTIVAAAFVAVSLTACGGTASKGGSANYPEKPFIVTAPSGAGGGWDKTARSLAKVLGETKLVDQTMTVENKPGGGGTVFLAEYVTKDKNDPYKLFVSSPPILINNLKKEGNSPYGYKDVTPLAQITKDYGAIAVAANSKYNDLHSLINDIKADPSKVTLAGGSAPGSMDHLISVLPAFRAGVDPKTVKYLSYDGGGEAIAALLGNNADAIGTDISSLGSYLKAGKIKILAVTSDERIEGDFKDVPTLKELGIDAEFTIWRGVLGPKGMTKEQIAYWDKTLKSLSEHEAWAKELKANDWVSEYKNSEDFTAFLAEQEVAVQELLTALGMQK from the coding sequence AAGGCGGATCGGCTAATTATCCTGAGAAACCTTTCATTGTGACAGCCCCATCGGGAGCTGGCGGCGGATGGGATAAGACAGCAAGGTCCTTGGCCAAAGTGCTAGGTGAAACGAAGCTCGTTGATCAAACGATGACTGTTGAGAACAAACCCGGCGGCGGCGGCACTGTGTTTTTAGCCGAATATGTAACCAAAGACAAGAATGACCCATACAAGCTGTTTGTCAGCTCCCCGCCTATTCTCATTAACAATCTCAAAAAAGAAGGGAACAGCCCATACGGCTACAAGGATGTTACCCCGCTCGCACAAATAACGAAGGATTATGGCGCAATCGCGGTTGCGGCAAATTCCAAATATAACGATCTTCATTCACTAATTAATGACATTAAGGCAGACCCTTCAAAAGTTACACTAGCCGGCGGTTCTGCGCCTGGTTCTATGGATCATTTAATTAGCGTACTCCCCGCCTTCAGAGCAGGCGTTGACCCAAAAACAGTCAAGTACTTGTCCTATGATGGCGGAGGCGAAGCCATTGCTGCGCTGCTGGGCAACAATGCTGATGCGATTGGAACAGACATCTCTTCCCTCGGCAGCTATTTAAAAGCAGGCAAGATCAAAATTCTTGCCGTTACTTCTGATGAACGGATTGAAGGCGACTTCAAGGATGTGCCTACCTTAAAAGAGCTGGGTATAGATGCGGAGTTCACAATCTGGCGCGGCGTATTAGGTCCGAAAGGCATGACAAAAGAGCAAATCGCTTACTGGGATAAAACGTTAAAATCTCTCTCTGAACACGAAGCGTGGGCGAAAGAATTGAAAGCGAACGATTGGGTCAGCGAATACAAAAACTCCGAAGATTTTACTGCCTTCCTTGCTGAGCAAGAAGTTGCGGTACAAGAGCTGTTGACAGCGCTCGGCATGCAGAAGTAA
- a CDS encoding tripartite tricarboxylate transporter TctB family protein: MNKTFDRYASIIFFLLGVGFMWQSTLISASSYGSKVGPNIVPFGLGALLVILSLRLFYEVLKFKGSSSKAGKLDYKKFLIIFASAFLYAFFLETIGYIIGTFLFLLISFQVLERGKWLKSILISGLFAVGVYVIFVVILEGSMPGFPSWLS; this comes from the coding sequence TTGAACAAAACATTTGATCGATACGCCAGCATCATATTTTTCCTTCTCGGTGTTGGATTCATGTGGCAGAGCACATTAATTAGCGCTTCATCCTACGGCAGCAAGGTCGGGCCTAATATCGTTCCCTTTGGTCTGGGGGCGCTGCTTGTCATTTTAAGCTTACGTCTATTTTACGAAGTGTTAAAGTTTAAAGGCTCTAGCAGCAAAGCGGGAAAGCTTGATTACAAGAAGTTTCTCATTATTTTCGCTTCTGCTTTTTTATACGCCTTCTTCTTAGAAACGATCGGCTATATCATCGGGACATTCCTCTTCCTTCTCATTAGCTTTCAAGTTTTGGAAAGAGGAAAATGGCTAAAATCGATCTTGATCTCCGGATTGTTTGCAGTCGGCGTTTACGTCATCTTTGTTGTCATTCTGGAAGGTTCAATGCCTGGTTTTCCGTCATGGCTATCGTAA